The Cucumis melo cultivar AY chromosome 6, USDA_Cmelo_AY_1.0, whole genome shotgun sequence genome includes a region encoding these proteins:
- the LOC107991459 gene encoding secreted RxLR effector protein 161-like, with protein sequence MRDSPHIYHNKSTSEEAWIKRMFIYRQDIEFLIVQIYVDDIIFGGTSSDYVEKFVCQMKGEFEMSMVGELTFFLGFQIRQEATASRPDIAFAVGVCDRYQADPCSSHLYSAKHILKYITGYCDADWDGCSDDQKSTSGGCFFWGTT encoded by the exons ATGAGAGACTCTCCACATATCTATCACAACAAGAGTACCAGCGAGGAGGCGTGGATCAAACGAATGTTCATTTATCGACAAGACATTGAGTTCCTGATTGTTCAAATTTACGTGGATGACATTATATTTGGCGGAACATCTTCAGATTATGTTGAAAAGTTTGTATGCCAGATGAAGGGAGAATTTGAAATGAGCATGGTTGGTGAGCTAACCTTCTTTCTGGGATTTCAAATCCGCCAAGAAGCAACAG CTAGCAGACCAGACATTGCCTTTGCAGTAGGCGTATGTGATCGCTACCAGGCTGACCCTTGCTCGTCTCATCTTTACAGCGCTAAACACATACTGAAATACATAACAG GGTACTGTGATGCAGATTGGGATGGATGCTCCGATGATCAAAAGAGCACATCTGGAGGCTGTTTTTTCTGGGGAACAACATAG
- the LOC103496128 gene encoding uncharacterized protein LOC103496128 codes for MAPPHLSSISHPFSSSPITNPNLNFTCRFPLPLRSQTLRFISNSSSSSSPPPPPSPPPPDPIPEKRSLAVATGELFLGLAARLIKRSSDQTSNSVSMFDNRTGNNRSVYEERIGAVVEDEIQPGVLWEQRVKDVEAERERPLVTSPGFSFSAAGLLFPYHLGVAKFLLENSYIKETTPLAGASAGAIVCAVIASGASMQEALQATKLLAEDCRSRGTAFRLGAVLREVLDKFLPDDVHIRCNGRVRVAVTQVFWRPRGLLVDQFDSKDDLIDAVFTSSFIPGYLAPRPVTVFRNRLCIDGGLTLFMPPTSASQTVRVCAFPASRLGFEGIGISPDCNPENRAGPRELFNWALEPAEDDILDKLFELGYEDAAVWGEDNPVEKLVEDEKHD; via the exons ATGGCTCCTCCTCATCTCTCTTCAATTTCCCATCCATTTTCTTCCTCCCCAATTACAAACCCTAATCTCAATTTCACTTGCAGATTCCCTCTTCCTCTACGCTCTCAGACTCTACGTTTCATTtccaattcttcttcttcttcttctccaccgcCGCCTCCCTCTCCCCCTCCGCCCGATCCCATTCCGGAGAAAAGGTCCCTCGCCGTAGCCACCGGGGAGCTCTTCTTGGGTCTCGCTGCAAGGCTGATTAAGCGCTCTTCCGACCAAACCTCCAACTCTGTTTCTATGTTCGATAATCGCACTGGGAACAACAGGAGTGTGTACGAGGAGAGAATTGGCGCGGTGGTTGAGGATGAGATTCAGCCTGGCGTACTTTGGGAGCAACGGGTTAAAGACGTTGAGGCCGAGAGGGAGCGTCCACTCGTTACTAGCCCTGGCTTTAGTTTCTCCGCCGCCGGTTTGTTATTTCCCTACCATCTTGGAGTTGCCAAATTTCTCCTAGAGAATAGTTATATCAAG GAAACAACTCCATTAGCTGGAGCTTCAGCTGGTGCCATTGTCTGTGCCGTCATTGCCTCTGGAGCCAGTATGCAGGAGGCTTTACAAGCAACTAAACTATTGGCCGAGGACTGCAGAAGTAGAGGGACTGCATTTCGCCTTGGG GCTGTACTAAGGGAAGTTCTTGACAAGTTTCTGCCAGATGATGTACATATTAGGTGTAATGGAAGGGTCCGTG TCGCTGTTACCCAAGTTTTTTGGAGGCCCAGAGGCTTGTTGGTGGATCAGTTTGATTCAAAAGATGATCTCATCGATGCAGTTTTCACTTCTTCCTTTATTCCTGG ATACCTAGCCCCAAGACCTGTCACAGTCTTTCGCAATAGACTATGCATTGACGGTGGTCTAACATTGTTCATGCCACCAACTTCTGCCTCTCAAACG GTGCGCGTTTGTGCTTTCCCAGCTAGCAGATTGGGATTTGAAGGGATTGGGATCAGTCCCGACTGCAACCCTGAAAACAGAGCTGGCCCCAGAGAG CTTTTCAACTGGGCTCTGGAGCCAGCAGAAGACGACATTCTAGATAAACTCTTTGAACTGGGATATGAGGATGCAGCTGTCTGGGGTGAGGATAATCCTGTTGAAAAGCTGGTCGAAGATGAAAAGCATGACTGA
- the LOC103496129 gene encoding basic blue protein-like: protein MGEGKGSVFAITLLLCIFLIQSEIAQAKVYTVGDANGWTFNVTTWTKGKIFRAGDILVFKYPRLGHNVVAFKNKVAYNWCLKPKNSKVYQTGKDRIKLVKGYNYFICSYPGHCKAGMKIAIKAI, encoded by the exons ATGGGTGAGGGAAAAGGCAGCGTCTTTGCTATCACTTTGTTGCTTTGCATTTTCCTCATCCAATCTGAGATTGCTCAAGCTAAAGTCTACACTGTTGGAGATGCCAACggatggacctttaatgtcactaCTTGGACTAAGGGAAAGATTTTCCGTGCTGGCGATATACTCG TATTCAAGTATCCTCGATTGGGACACAACGTGGTGGCATTCAAGAACAAAGTGGCATACAATTGGTGTctaaaaccaaaaaattcaaaagtatACCAAACAGGAAAAGACAGAATCAAGCTTGTCAAAGGATACAACTATTTCATTTGCAGTTACCCTGGCCATTGCAAAGCTGGAATGAAGATTGCCATTAAAGCTATTTGA